The sequence below is a genomic window from candidate division WOR-3 bacterium.
TTTCACAAAAAGTTGTATCTATCCCTGCAACTTTACATGCTTTCACAATTTCCTTAGATTGATAAGTAGGATAAAGCCAATCGGATTTAAAAGAGAGGACCAAAACTTTTGCTTTTACCCCATAAAGAAATTCTGCTAAGTTCCTTCCTCTTGAGGCATCAAAGCAATCTATTGCTTTTGTTATATAAAGATAAGAATTAGCATCAAACCTTTTTACAAAATTACTCCCTCTATAATGAAGGTAATTTTCCACTTCAAAACCTGTATTGAATTTGTGCTTACCTTTCTCTTTTCTAATTCTTCTGCCAAATTTTTCCATCATTGATTTATCACTCATATATGTTATATGTCCTACCATTCTAGCAAGAGCAAGTCCAGAAACAGGTCTTTTCTTTCCATAATAATCTCCGTTATTCCAAGCTGGATCAGAAATTATAGAGACTCTACCTACTTCATTAAAAGCTATTTGCTGTGGAGAGTGTCTGATTGCAGAGGCTATTATTATTGCGCTTTTAATTCTTTCAGGATAATTAGTTAACCAAGATAGAGCTTGCATTCCTCCCATTGATCCTCCTGCAACCGAGAGTAATTTTTGAATACCAAGATAATTAACTAGTTCTTTTTGGACTTTTACCATATCATTGATGCTTATAATAGGGAAGTCTAACCCATAAGGTTTTCCTGTTTCAGGATTTATAGAAGAAGGTCCAGTAGTTCCTGCGCAGCCTCCTAAGACATTGGAGCAAATCACAAAAAACTTATCCGTATCAAAAGCCTTTCCAGGACCAACCATTGAGTCCCACCAACCAGGCTTCTTATCTCCTTTATGGTATCCTGCAACATGAGCATCTCCGGAAAAGGCGTGGGTTATAAGAATGGCGTTTGATTTTTCCTTATTTAAGGTTCCGTAGGTTTCATAAGCTACTGTAATTGGTCCAAGTCTTTCACCACTTTCTAGTCTTAACTTTTTAGGAGGGTGGGCAAAAGTATAATACTTGGTTTCAACAATTCCAATACTTTTACTTTTTCTCATTTTGTGGCCTTTCGAAGAGCTCTGTCAAGGTCTTCTTTTATGTCTTCTATATTTTCTAAACCTATTGATAGACGAATGTAATCTTCTGTTACTCCTGTTGCCAATTGTTCTTTTTTTGTTAATTGTTGGTGAGTTGTGGAAGCAGGATGAATTACAAGGCTTTTTGCATCTCCTATATTTGCAAGATGGGAAAACAATTTTAGAGACTCAATAAATTTTTTACCTGCTTTTATTCCACCTTTTATTCCGAATCCTACCAGACCTCCATATTTACCATTTAAATATTTTTTTGCTGTTTTGTGACTTGGATGCTCAGGAAGTCCTGGATAATTAACCCACTTAACAGCTGGATGATTCTTTAGAAATTCTGCAACAGCAAGTGCATTTTCACAATGGCGGGCCATCCTTAGATGAAGTGTTTCAAGCCCTTGTAGAAATAAAAAAGCATTAAATGGACTTAAACAAGGCCCTAAATCTCTTAAAAGGTGATACCTTATTTTTGTGATAAATGCAATATTACCAAATTCTTTCCAGAAACTTATTCCGTGATAACTTGGATCTGGATCAACAAACTGGGGAAATCTTCCGTTATCCCAGTTGAATTTTCCAGAGTCCACAATCACTCCTCCAATTGATGTCCCATGTCCACCAATCCATTTTGTGGCGGAATGAACAATTATATCGGCTCCGTAGTCTATAGGTCGAGTAATTCCAATTCCAGCAGTGTTGTCAACCACTAAAGGAATTCCTTCTTTATGGGCTATTTTTGCAATTTCTTCAAAATCTGGCACATCAAGTTTTGGATTGCCAATTGTTTCAACATATAATAATTTTGTTTTCTTTGTTATTGCTTTTTTAAATTCTTCTGGTTTTGACGAATCAACAAAAGTAGTCTTTCTACCTAATTTTGGGAGAGTATGGTTTAGTAATTGATAAGTTCCTCCATAAAGATTATTTCCCGCCACAATCTCTTCGCCTAATTCTGTGAGTCCTAAAAAAGTAAGAGTTTCAGCCGCTTGTCCAGAAGCCACAGCTAAAGCTCCTTTTCCTCCTTCTATATCAGCCATTCTTTTTTCAAAGACTTCCACAGTTGGATTTGAGATTCGAGAATATATATGTCCTTCTTCTTTAAGTTCAAATAAATTTGCTGCATGTTGAGTATCTTTAAAGACAAAAGAAGAGGTTTGGTAAATAGGAACAGCTCTTGCCCCTACTTCTTTATCTACTTTTTCTTGTCCTGAATGTAAATTAATGGTTTCCGGTTTTCTTTTTGACATTTTCCTCTTTTAGATATATTAGTTTTTATTGATTAATTAGCAAGTCCTAAAAATTATCTTGAATTATTTTGCCTTTCTCCAAATATTAGAGTTCCTATTCTTATCATATTTGCACCTTCTTCAATTGCAATTTTATAGGAGTTACTCATTCCCATTGATAGGATTTCCATTTTAGAATTTATCGTTTGGACATCTTTTAGTTTTTCGAAAATTTTTCTTGTTGAGACAAAATAAGGTCTTATTTTTGAAGGCTCTTTTTCAAGAGGACCCATTGTCATAAGACCTCTAATTTCTATATATCTTAAATTTTCCATTTGAAGTAATGCTTCTTTTATGACTTCGAATTCAGGCATAAAGCCTGTTTTTGTTTTTTCTTTTGCGCTATTTATCTCTAAAAGGATTGGAACCATCACTCTTCCTGTTTCTTCAACTCTTTTATCAATTTGAATTGCTTTTTCCACAGAGTCTACTGTCTGAATTAGGTCGAAAATAGATAGAGCTTTATTTATTTTGTTTGTCTGAAGATGGCCAATTAGGTGCCATTTTACTTTAAGGGCAAGATCCCCTAATTCTTCATATTTTTTTAGAGCCTCTGGATAAACGTAATTTTCTCCTATATGTTCTGCCCCTGCTTCAATAACTTCTGAGATCTCTTTCACACTCCTTGCTTTTGTAGCCACAACTATTTTTATATCTTCTTTAATAGAATCGCGGAGTTTTTTGTAGTTATCTCCAATCCTACCCATTTTTAATCTCCTTTTTTAAATTTCGCAAGAAAAATTTATTTTTTCTAAATTTCACCATCCTTATTTCTCCCTCTTTAATTAAATTTTCTACAAGACTCCAATCCTTATTTGCTTTTTTGAGGATTTTTTGGACGTCTTCTTCTTTTAGAGGATGAACTGATGTAATATTAAGAATTTCTTCTTGAACATTGCTTATCTTTGGAAATCCATGTTCTGAAAAACCTGTTAGGAGTTCAGGATTAAGATTTTTCTTTAGGAAAATATCATAGGCAGTTTTAATTATCTCTTTTTTTGGTATTTTTATCGTTTTAACAGCAGGGGGTCTTGTGGGAACCGAAATATAAACCTTCTCTCTCTTTATCTTAGAAATGAAATCAGCAGTCTCTTCTATTTGTTCTTTATTAGTATTTATTCCTTCAACTAACATGGTTTCGGTGTTAAGACTTCCTTTATATTTATCGCTAAACTCTAAAATTCCCTCAAGGATTTCTTTAAGATTTAAATCTGGATGTGGGCGATTTATCTTTTTCCATATTTTCTCGTCCACTGTGTCAATTTTAATGGAAATCCAATTTGCTTTTAGCAAGTCTTCTTGCACATCTTTTAAATTTATAAGAGAGGAGTTGGTAAATACTGCAATTGGTATTTTTATTTCTTTGAGAAGCTCTATTTCTTTCCCTAAGTTTATGTCCAAAGTAGGTTCTCCATCTGAGACGAAACTTAAGAAATTAATTTCTTCTTTTCTTTTTCTTAATTCTGAAATTTTCTTAAGAACTTGAGTTTGAATTTCTTCTATTTTATAAAATTCTTTTCTTTCTTTAGAGAGAAGATAAGTTTCTCCTATTTGGCAATAAATGCAAGAATAAGAGCATATTTTAGGAGGAATATTATTTATTCCTAAACTCTTTCCCACTCTTCTTGAAGGGATAGGTCCAAATACTATTCTATTCTTCATCTTCTTCTAATCGCATATACTTTTTCTGTCTTTTCTGGAGTTTTTTTATTAACTCATGTTCAAATATTTCTCCAGAATAAAATCCAACACCTTTTCCCAAGTAATCTATTGCGATTACTTCTGCAATGGTTGCGATATTTTTTCCAGGAATTAGAGGAATTGTTATTTTTGGAATAGGCACACCTAATATTTCTGTTTCTTCCATTTCAAGACCTGTTCTTGTATAATCTTTACTTTTTTCCCACCTTACTAAGTCTAATTGCATTTCTACTCTTTTTTTCATTCTTATTGCTTTTACTCCAAAAAGTGCTGCCACATTTAGGATTCCTACTCCTCGTATTTCAATATTATGTCGTAGGATATTTTCTTTTTCTTTCTCTTCGCCAAAAAGAACGTCTCTTTTTCTTTTTATACAGACGATATCATCAGCAACGAGACGATGGCCTCTGTTTACTAAATCTAAAGCCAACTCGCTTTTTCCCATTCCGCTTTCTCCGGTAATAAGAAGCCCTATCCCAAATACATCAACTAGATCTCCGTGAATATAAACAACGTCTGCTAACCTTTCTTCCAAACAGTATTGAATTATCTCAGAGACTTTGGCAGAAGGAGCATCGGTTCTCATAAGAGGGATTTTTAGTTCTGAACACCCTTTTATTAAAGGAGAAGGGGCCTCATGACCCCATGCTATTACAATTCCTGGGGGATTAAAAGAAAGAAATCTTTCGATTTTCTTTTGGAGTTCTTCTTTATTGAGAGTAGAAAGATAGCCGATATCTCTATTTCCAAGAATTTGGATTGAATCAGCCGGGAAATGTTCTTCATAACCTGCTAAGAGGTATCCCGGTCTACTAATGTATTTTTCTGAGACTTTTCTATTTAACCCTTTTTCTCCAGCAATTATTTCTATATTAATATAACTCTTTACATCCTCGATTAACTCTTTAATTGTTATTTCATTTTTTCCCATGATGGTTAATTATTTTCTCCTCCACTTTTTTGAATTGTCTTATGATTTTATCAAAAGCTTCTGTAACAGTCTTAAAATCGTCTTCTCCTTCGGCTTTTGCATTTATTTTTTTGTGGTTCATTGATAGATTTATTTCTGTTTTCTTTCTACTTCCCTCGCTATCTATTATTATTTCAAGATGATTTATCCACTTTGAAAATCTTGCGAGTTTTTTAAGTTTTTTTGCTATGTGTTCTTCCAATTCCTTGGTTGGTTCAAAATGTCGGGTTATTAATTTGTAGTCCATAAATCCTCCTTTTTTAAAAAAGTGTGTTTTTTAAATTCTCTTTTCTCTTCAGGATGATCTTTATTGTAATGGAGGCCTCTGGATTCTTTTCTTGTTATAGCTGATTTTGTGATTAGGTAAGCTACTGTAGCGAGAGAGCGTAGTTCTATTAAATCTTTTGAAAGGCTACTTGTTTTATACAAATCTTCAATTTCTTCTAAGTACAATTCGAATCTTCTTAAGGCTCTATTTAAAAGATAGTCTCTTCTTACAATCCCTACGTAATCCCACATTGTTTGTTTTATTTCTTTTTTTGTGTGAATAGCCAGAACACTTTCTTCCATTATGGCTTTTTTCTTATTTTTAGACCTTTCTTTTTTAGGAAAAGTTTCGTTCTTCCATTCTTCTACTATACTAGCAGCTCTTTTTGAAAAAACTAAAGCCTCAAGCAAAGAATTACTTGCAAGCCTATTTGCTCCGTGAACTCCAGTGAAGGCCACTTCTCCAGCTGCAAGAAGTCCTTTTAAGTCTGTTCTTCCATATAGGTCCGTCCAAATCCCTCCACACATATAATGAGCTGCCGGAACAACAGGTATTGGTTGTTTTGTAATGTCAATTGAATATTTAAGGCATTCTTTATAAATGTGGGGAAAAGTCTTCTTTATAAATTCTGGGTCTTTATGGGAAATGTCAAGCAAAACATACTCATATCCCTTTTCTTTTAAGACATAGTCACAAGCACGAGCCACTACATCTCTTGGAGCAAGTTCCAGTCTTGGATCAAATTCTTTCATAAATCTATTCCCTTCAAGGTCCAAAAGAATTCCTCCTTCTCCACGAATAGCTTCTGAGATTAAGAATTGTCTTTCCCCATGGGTTGGCGTCCATAAAGTTGTTGGGTGAAATTGAAAAAATTCCATATTCACAATTCTGCATCCAGCATTATATGCAAGAGTTATCCCATCCCCAGTTGCAACTGAAGGATTAGAGGTATATTGATAGACTTGACCTGCACCTCCTGTAGCAAGGAAGGTTACTTTTCCAAGAACCTGGATGATTTCTCCTGTAGATACATCTAAGGCATAGGCGCCTTGAACACTATTATTTTCTTTAATGAGTTCAAAAGCAATGTGATGTTCAAAAATTCTTATATTTGAATGTCTTTTTATTACCGACATTAATTTTCTTTCTATTTCTCTTCCTGTTAGGTCCCCAGAGTGGACAATTCTTCTATGGGAATGTCCTCCTTCCATCCACAGCTCAATTTTTTGGTTTTCGTCTTTTGAAAATTCAACACCCCAATTAATCAAATCTTCTAAAACCGAGGGGCCTTCTTTAACCATAACTTCAACAGCTTCCTTTATGCAAAGTCCTGCTCCAACTTTGCAGGTATCTTCAATATGCGAAGAGAAGGAATCTTTGCTATCTAAAACAACAGCTATTCCTCCTTGAGCGTAATTTGTGTTGGCTTCCGTTCTTTCTTTTTTTGTAAGAATAAGAACATTCCCCTTTTCGGAAACTCTAAGAGCAAAATTTAAAGCTGAGATCCCGCTTCCTATTATTAAGAAGTCGGTTTCTATCCTTTTTGTCTCCATATGTGAGCACCTAATCTCCTTAATCTTTCTTCAATGCTTTCGTAACCTCTATCAATATGGTAAACCCTGCTTATTTCTGTAATTCCTTGTGCTGATAAACCTGCTAAAACAAGAGCAGCAGAAGCTCTGAGATCCGAAGCCATAACTTTTGCACCATATAGAGAAGGGACTCCTTTTACAATAGCACAGTCACCTTCCTTTTTTATATTTGCTCCCATTCTGACCAATTCAGAAATGTGCATAAATCTGTCTTCAAAAATTGTTTCTTTTATAACCGAGATACCGTCCGAGAGGGAAAGAAGGGCTGTAAATTGTGCTTGCATATCTGTTGGGAAACCAGGGAAAGGAGCTGTTTCTATATCTGTACTTTGGATTTCTTTTTCCATTTTTATTCCAATACCATCTTTTTCTATAATTATTTTTGCTCCGATTTCTTGTAGCTTCTTCAAGATAGATTGAAGATGGATTGGGATTGCACCCTTTAGGAACACATCACCCTTTGTTATTGCTGCGCCCACGGCAAAAGTTCCGGCTTCAATCCTATCTGGAATGACTTTATATTTGCAACCGTGAAGTTTTTTTACTCCTCTTATTTCTATTCTCCTTGTCCCATGACCTTTTATGTTTGCCCCACATTTATTTAGGAAGTTAGCAACATCTTCAACCTCTGGTTCCATTGCAGCTCCCTCAATAATTGTTTTTCCTGAAGAAAGAGTTGCTGCTGTCATCACGTTTATTGTTGCGCCAACTGATGGTCCATTTGGTCCTTCTAAGAAAATTCTTTTTCCTTTTAATCCATTTGCATAGGCATCTATATATCCTTGAGTGATTGAAATCTCTGCTCCTAATTCTCTAAGCCCTTTTATATGTAGATCCACAGGCCTTGTTCCAATCGCACAACCTCCAGGAAGAGAAACAAGAGCTCTCCCAATTCTGGCAATTAAAGGTCCAAGAACATAATAACTTGCTCTCATCTGGCTTACTAATTCATATGGAGCTTCATAACCAACAGCTCCTCTTGTGTCTATTTTTACCGTATTTTTTTCTATCTTTACTGAAGCCCCAAGGACCTCAAGAAGTTTTTTTATGGTGAAAATGTCTCTTACCATAGGGACATTTTCTATTAAGAATTCGTCTTCACAGAGTAGTGTTGCGGCAAGAATTGGAAGGGAAGAATTTTTTGCTCCTTTTATTTCTACTTCTCCTTCTAATCTATATCCACCTTCTATAATTAGCTTATCCATTCTTTTTAAGAAATTTTGAAATATCGTTAAGAGGGTAAGAATTTATAACCGCCTCAGCAGGAATCCAAGCTCTTCTTGCTATTCCAATTCCTAATTTTATCCATCTAAACATATCAAAATTGTGAGCGTCTGTATTTATACAAAATTTTATTCCTCTTTTATAAGCTTCTCTTGAATTTATTTCATCTAAGTCTAATCTATCATAGTAAGCATTTATTTCAAGGATCTTTCCTTTTTCTTTTGCTTTTTCCATTACCCTATCTAAGTCAACTTTGTATCCTGTTCTACTTGAGATTAAACGACCTGTTGGATGTGCTAAGATTGTAAGATAGGGATTTTCCAAAGCTCTTTCCATTCTTTCAGTTACATTCTTTTTGAATCCTGTATGAATAGCCCCTATTACAAAATCAAGTTTTTCTAATAGCTTGTCTTCAAAATCAAGAGAACCATCAGGTAAAATGTCACTTTCTATACCTTTTAATATTTTAAAATCTTTTGTTTGTTCGTTTAATTGGTCTATTTCATCTATTTGGCGTTTTAGCTCATCTTCTTTTATTCCTTTTGCATAAGAAGCTGATTTTGAGTGGTCAGAGATGCCTATATAGGAATAACCAAGATTTTTTGCGAATAGAGCGAGTTCTTTAATACTATTTTGCCCATCCGAGTAATCACTGTGAATGTGTAGGTCTCCTTTTATTTCAGTGTAGTCTATTATGGATGGTAAGCTATTATTGAGAGCTAATTCAACCTCTCCTCTGTCTTCTCTAAGTTCAGGGGGAATAAATTCCATTTTTAATAGTTCGTATATCTCTTCTTCAGTTTTCCCTGCTACCATTTCCTCTCCTCTAAAAACGCCATATTCGTTAATTTTTAATCCCAATTTCATTGCCAAACTTCTTATTTTAACGTTATGATCTTTTGAGCCTGTGAAATACAAAAGAGCTGCTCCGTAAGAAGAAGGAGAAACGATTCTGAGATCCATTTGTATATCAAGACCCTTTAATAAGACTGAAACTTTGGTTTTCCCTTTTTCTAAGACTTTTTTGATAATAGGAAAGGAAACAAAATTCCTTGCAACTTCTTCAGGATTTTCTGATTCTACAAGAATGTCAATGTCTCCTACAGTTTCTTTCATTCTTCTAAAAGATCCTGCAGGAGAAACTCTTTTAACTGATTTTAATTCTTTTAGTCTTTTTACTACTTCTTCAACAAGGAAAAAAACTTCTCCAAGAGTAAATCTTTTATTCTCACCAATCTTTTCTTCATATAATTTTATATTTTCCAAAATTTTTTCTGCTTTTTTATCGCCAAGACCTTCTACTTTTGCAAAACTTCCATCTTCAATGACTCTTTTAAGATCCTTTAAGTTTTTGACTCCTAATTCCTTATAAAGAGCGTTAATCGTTTTAGGACCTAAATCTCTTATCTGAAGAAGTTCAAAGAGGGATTCAGGTATGTCTTTTGAGACTTCTTCAAGCTTTGTCATTTTTCCTGTTTTTAGATATTCTTCTATTTTTTTTGCAATTCCAGAACCAACACCTTCAATTTCAGTGAGTTTTCCTTCTTTATATATTTTTTCAATGTCTTCTGGTAAATCTTTTATTGCTCTTGCTGCTCTTCTATAAGCGCGAATTTTAAAGAAATCTCCATTTGATAAATCCAGAGCATCAGCGATTTTAAATAGGAGATCTGCAATCTCACGATTCTTCATTTAGTAATATTATAAAAATTCTTTTATGAAAAGTCAAGATTTAAAAAACTTGGTGTAATTTGAAAGAGTTACGAGATTGAAAAAGATAAGTTATCAATAATTGTATTTAAGAGTAAATCCAATAATCTATTTTTAAATAGTTCTATTTTCACCTTCGCAACGCCTTGTTGGTGTAATTTCATGCATTCAAAAGTCTGAATCTGTGTTTTTATTAAATATTCAAATTCTTCTTGGTTGATTTTACCTTCTTCCAAAGCATTTGTCCATATTTTTACATCTTCTTTTAGGGAATCTAAAAATGCTTCGCACTCTTTTTCTGCTTGAATTATGTTTTCTTTTAACAAATCTTTTGCTAATTCAAGAACTTTCTTTTTTAAATCTTC
It includes:
- a CDS encoding homoserine O-acetyltransferase encodes the protein MRKSKSIGIVETKYYTFAHPPKKLRLESGERLGPITVAYETYGTLNKEKSNAILITHAFSGDAHVAGYHKGDKKPGWWDSMVGPGKAFDTDKFFVICSNVLGGCAGTTGPSSINPETGKPYGLDFPIISINDMVKVQKELVNYLGIQKLLSVAGGSMGGMQALSWLTNYPERIKSAIIIASAIRHSPQQIAFNEVGRVSIISDPAWNNGDYYGKKRPVSGLALARMVGHITYMSDKSMMEKFGRRIRKEKGKHKFNTGFEVENYLHYRGSNFVKRFDANSYLYITKAIDCFDASRGRNLAEFLYGVKAKVLVLSFKSDWLYPTYQSKEIVKACKVAGIDTTFCEIHSTYGHDAFLLEVEEETKLIKHFLERVVKES
- a CDS encoding O-acetylhomoserine aminocarboxypropyltransferase/cysteine synthase family protein → MSKRKPETINLHSGQEKVDKEVGARAVPIYQTSSFVFKDTQHAANLFELKEEGHIYSRISNPTVEVFEKRMADIEGGKGALAVASGQAAETLTFLGLTELGEEIVAGNNLYGGTYQLLNHTLPKLGRKTTFVDSSKPEEFKKAITKKTKLLYVETIGNPKLDVPDFEEIAKIAHKEGIPLVVDNTAGIGITRPIDYGADIIVHSATKWIGGHGTSIGGVIVDSGKFNWDNGRFPQFVDPDPSYHGISFWKEFGNIAFITKIRYHLLRDLGPCLSPFNAFLFLQGLETLHLRMARHCENALAVAEFLKNHPAVKWVNYPGLPEHPSHKTAKKYLNGKYGGLVGFGIKGGIKAGKKFIESLKLFSHLANIGDAKSLVIHPASTTHQQLTKKEQLATGVTEDYIRLSIGLENIEDIKEDLDRALRKATK
- a CDS encoding YggS family pyridoxal phosphate-dependent enzyme; the protein is MGRIGDNYKKLRDSIKEDIKIVVATKARSVKEISEVIEAGAEHIGENYVYPEALKKYEELGDLALKVKWHLIGHLQTNKINKALSIFDLIQTVDSVEKAIQIDKRVEETGRVMVPILLEINSAKEKTKTGFMPEFEVIKEALLQMENLRYIEIRGLMTMGPLEKEPSKIRPYFVSTRKIFEKLKDVQTINSKMEILSMGMSNSYKIAIEEGANMIRIGTLIFGERQNNSR
- a CDS encoding radical SAM protein, which translates into the protein MKNRIVFGPIPSRRVGKSLGINNIPPKICSYSCIYCQIGETYLLSKERKEFYKIEEIQTQVLKKISELRKRKEEINFLSFVSDGEPTLDINLGKEIELLKEIKIPIAVFTNSSLINLKDVQEDLLKANWISIKIDTVDEKIWKKINRPHPDLNLKEILEGILEFSDKYKGSLNTETMLVEGINTNKEQIEETADFISKIKREKVYISVPTRPPAVKTIKIPKKEIIKTAYDIFLKKNLNPELLTGFSEHGFPKISNVQEEILNITSVHPLKEEDVQKILKKANKDWSLVENLIKEGEIRMVKFRKNKFFLRNLKKEIKNG
- the hprK gene encoding HPr(Ser) kinase/phosphatase, whose translation is MGKNEITIKELIEDVKSYINIEIIAGEKGLNRKVSEKYISRPGYLLAGYEEHFPADSIQILGNRDIGYLSTLNKEELQKKIERFLSFNPPGIVIAWGHEAPSPLIKGCSELKIPLMRTDAPSAKVSEIIQYCLEERLADVVYIHGDLVDVFGIGLLITGESGMGKSELALDLVNRGHRLVADDIVCIKRKRDVLFGEEKEKENILRHNIEIRGVGILNVAALFGVKAIRMKKRVEMQLDLVRWEKSKDYTRTGLEMEETEILGVPIPKITIPLIPGKNIATIAEVIAIDYLGKGVGFYSGEIFEHELIKKLQKRQKKYMRLEEDEE
- the raiA gene encoding ribosome-associated translation inhibitor RaiA; this encodes MDYKLITRHFEPTKELEEHIAKKLKKLARFSKWINHLEIIIDSEGSRKKTEINLSMNHKKINAKAEGEDDFKTVTEAFDKIIRQFKKVEEKIINHHGKK
- the nadB gene encoding L-aspartate oxidase; protein product: METKRIETDFLIIGSGISALNFALRVSEKGNVLILTKKERTEANTNYAQGGIAVVLDSKDSFSSHIEDTCKVGAGLCIKEAVEVMVKEGPSVLEDLINWGVEFSKDENQKIELWMEGGHSHRRIVHSGDLTGREIERKLMSVIKRHSNIRIFEHHIAFELIKENNSVQGAYALDVSTGEIIQVLGKVTFLATGGAGQVYQYTSNPSVATGDGITLAYNAGCRIVNMEFFQFHPTTLWTPTHGERQFLISEAIRGEGGILLDLEGNRFMKEFDPRLELAPRDVVARACDYVLKEKGYEYVLLDISHKDPEFIKKTFPHIYKECLKYSIDITKQPIPVVPAAHYMCGGIWTDLYGRTDLKGLLAAGEVAFTGVHGANRLASNSLLEALVFSKRAASIVEEWKNETFPKKERSKNKKKAIMEESVLAIHTKKEIKQTMWDYVGIVRRDYLLNRALRRFELYLEEIEDLYKTSSLSKDLIELRSLATVAYLITKSAITRKESRGLHYNKDHPEEKREFKKHTFLKKEDLWTTN
- the murA gene encoding UDP-N-acetylglucosamine 1-carboxyvinyltransferase: MDKLIIEGGYRLEGEVEIKGAKNSSLPILAATLLCEDEFLIENVPMVRDIFTIKKLLEVLGASVKIEKNTVKIDTRGAVGYEAPYELVSQMRASYYVLGPLIARIGRALVSLPGGCAIGTRPVDLHIKGLRELGAEISITQGYIDAYANGLKGKRIFLEGPNGPSVGATINVMTAATLSSGKTIIEGAAMEPEVEDVANFLNKCGANIKGHGTRRIEIRGVKKLHGCKYKVIPDRIEAGTFAVGAAITKGDVFLKGAIPIHLQSILKKLQEIGAKIIIEKDGIGIKMEKEIQSTDIETAPFPGFPTDMQAQFTALLSLSDGISVIKETIFEDRFMHISELVRMGANIKKEGDCAIVKGVPSLYGAKVMASDLRASAALVLAGLSAQGITEISRVYHIDRGYESIEERLRRLGAHIWRQKG
- the polX gene encoding DNA polymerase/3'-5' exonuclease PolX, producing the protein MKNREIADLLFKIADALDLSNGDFFKIRAYRRAARAIKDLPEDIEKIYKEGKLTEIEGVGSGIAKKIEEYLKTGKMTKLEEVSKDIPESLFELLQIRDLGPKTINALYKELGVKNLKDLKRVIEDGSFAKVEGLGDKKAEKILENIKLYEEKIGENKRFTLGEVFFLVEEVVKRLKELKSVKRVSPAGSFRRMKETVGDIDILVESENPEEVARNFVSFPIIKKVLEKGKTKVSVLLKGLDIQMDLRIVSPSSYGAALLYFTGSKDHNVKIRSLAMKLGLKINEYGVFRGEEMVAGKTEEEIYELLKMEFIPPELREDRGEVELALNNSLPSIIDYTEIKGDLHIHSDYSDGQNSIKELALFAKNLGYSYIGISDHSKSASYAKGIKEDELKRQIDEIDQLNEQTKDFKILKGIESDILPDGSLDFEDKLLEKLDFVIGAIHTGFKKNVTERMERALENPYLTILAHPTGRLISSRTGYKVDLDRVMEKAKEKGKILEINAYYDRLDLDEINSREAYKRGIKFCINTDAHNFDMFRWIKLGIGIARRAWIPAEAVINSYPLNDISKFLKKNG